In Serratia marcescens subsp. marcescens ATCC 13880, a single genomic region encodes these proteins:
- a CDS encoding 5-carboxymethyl-2-hydroxymuconate Delta-isomerase, with protein sequence MPHFYAECTDNIRREADLPTLFAKVNEALAATGIFPLAGVRSRAIWLDTWQMADGKQDYAFVHMTLKIGHGRSLESRQQVGEMLFTLIKEHFAALMAQRYLALSFTMEELDPVLNYKQNNVHALFNKA encoded by the coding sequence ATGCCCCATTTTTACGCTGAATGCACCGACAACATCCGCCGTGAGGCGGATTTGCCCACCCTGTTCGCCAAGGTCAACGAGGCGCTGGCGGCGACCGGCATCTTCCCGCTGGCCGGCGTGCGCAGCCGCGCCATCTGGCTCGACACCTGGCAGATGGCCGACGGCAAACAGGATTACGCCTTCGTGCACATGACGCTGAAGATCGGCCACGGCCGCAGTCTGGAAAGCCGGCAGCAGGTGGGCGAGATGCTGTTTACGCTGATCAAGGAACACTTCGCCGCGCTGATGGCGCAGCGTTACCTGGCGCTCTCTTTCACCATGGAAGAGCTGGATCCGGTGCTGAATTACAAACAGAACAATGTCCACGCGCTGTTCAACAAGGCGTGA
- the hpaD gene encoding 3,4-dihydroxyphenylacetate 2,3-dioxygenase: MTTKLTTDAVPAPDVVRCAYMEIQVTNLQAAREFYVDILGLVVTAEEDKTLYLRSMEEFIHHNLVLREGPVAAVAAFAFRVRTPEDVDRAEAYFKALGCRTERRVNGFAKGIGDAVRVEDPLGFPYEFFYDVQHVERLAWRYDLYTPGALVRLDHFNQITPDVPRAVEYIQGLGFRVTEDIRDEDGVVYAAWMRRKATVHDTAMTGGAGPRMHHIAFATHEKHNILAICDKLGALRKSDVIERGPGRHGVSNAFYLYLRDPDGHRVEIYTQDYYTGDPDNPTVTWDVHDNQRRDWWGNPVVPSWYTEGSLVLDLDGQPQPVIERSAPSEMAVTIGADGFSYTREGDTEKGFKLGNTL, from the coding sequence ATGACGACAAAACTGACCACTGATGCTGTCCCTGCTCCCGACGTCGTGCGCTGTGCCTACATGGAAATTCAGGTCACGAACCTTCAAGCCGCACGCGAATTTTACGTCGATATCCTCGGCCTGGTCGTGACCGCCGAAGAGGATAAAACCCTCTACCTGCGTTCGATGGAGGAGTTCATTCACCATAACCTGGTGCTGCGCGAAGGCCCGGTCGCCGCCGTGGCGGCGTTTGCTTTCCGCGTGCGCACGCCGGAAGACGTCGATCGCGCCGAAGCGTATTTCAAGGCGCTTGGTTGCCGCACCGAGCGGCGGGTGAACGGGTTCGCCAAAGGCATCGGCGATGCGGTGCGGGTAGAGGACCCGCTCGGTTTCCCGTATGAGTTTTTCTACGACGTGCAGCACGTCGAGCGTCTGGCCTGGCGCTACGATCTGTATACGCCGGGCGCGCTGGTGCGCCTCGACCACTTTAACCAAATCACCCCTGACGTGCCGCGCGCCGTGGAATACATCCAGGGGCTGGGCTTCCGCGTGACGGAAGACATCCGCGATGAAGACGGCGTGGTTTACGCCGCCTGGATGCGCCGCAAGGCGACGGTGCACGATACCGCGATGACCGGCGGCGCCGGGCCGCGCATGCACCACATCGCCTTCGCCACCCATGAAAAGCACAACATTTTGGCCATCTGCGACAAGCTCGGCGCGCTGCGAAAATCCGATGTGATCGAACGCGGCCCCGGCCGTCACGGCGTCTCCAACGCGTTTTATCTCTACCTGCGCGATCCCGATGGCCACCGCGTGGAAATCTACACGCAGGATTACTATACCGGCGATCCGGACAACCCGACCGTGACTTGGGACGTGCATGACAACCAGCGCCGCGACTGGTGGGGCAATCCGGTGGTGCCGAGCTGGTACACCGAAGGCTCGTTGGTGCTGGATCTCGATGGGCAGCCGCAGCCGGTCATCGAGCGCAGTGCGCCCAGCGAAATGGCCGTCACCATCGGCGCAGACGGTTTTTCCTATACCCGCGAGGGCGATACGGAAAAAGGTTTCAAACTTGGCAATACGCTGTAA
- the hpaE gene encoding 5-carboxymethyl-2-hydroxymuconate semialdehyde dehydrogenase, protein MKTINHWINGKNVASKEYFTTTNPANGEVLAEVASGGQLEIDQAVAAAKEAFPKWANTPMKERARLMRRLGELIDQNVPQIAEMETADTGLPIHQTKNVLIPRASHNFEFFAEVCQQMNGKTYPVDDKMLNYTLVQPVGVCALVSPWNVPFMTATWKTAPCLALGNTAVLKMSELSPLSADRLGELALEAGIPAGVLNVVQGYGATAGDALVRHKDVRAVSFTGGTATGRRIIESAGLKKFSMELGGKSPVLIFEDADIERALDAALFTIFSINGERCTAGSRIFIQESIYPEFVKRFAERANRLRVGDPQDPNTQVGALISPQHWEKVSGYIRLGVEEGATLLAGGPDKPAGLSHGNFLRPTVLADVDNRMRVAQEEIFGPVACLLPFKSEEDGLRMANDVEYGLASYIWTQDVSKVLRLARGIEAGMVFVNTQNVRDLRQPFGGVKASGTGREGGEYSFEVFAEMKNVCISMGDHPIPKWGV, encoded by the coding sequence ATGAAAACCATCAACCACTGGATCAACGGCAAGAACGTCGCCAGCAAAGAGTATTTCACCACCACCAACCCGGCGAACGGCGAGGTGCTGGCAGAAGTGGCCTCCGGCGGTCAGCTGGAGATCGACCAGGCGGTGGCGGCCGCGAAAGAGGCTTTCCCCAAATGGGCCAACACGCCGATGAAAGAGCGCGCGCGCCTGATGCGCCGTCTGGGTGAACTGATCGACCAGAACGTGCCGCAGATCGCCGAAATGGAAACCGCCGACACCGGCCTGCCGATCCATCAGACCAAAAACGTGCTGATCCCGCGCGCTTCGCACAACTTCGAGTTCTTCGCCGAGGTGTGCCAGCAGATGAACGGCAAGACCTACCCGGTGGACGACAAGATGCTCAACTACACGCTGGTGCAGCCGGTGGGGGTGTGCGCGCTGGTGTCGCCGTGGAACGTGCCGTTCATGACCGCCACCTGGAAAACCGCGCCTTGCCTGGCGCTGGGCAACACGGCGGTGCTGAAGATGTCCGAACTGTCGCCGCTGAGCGCCGATCGCCTGGGCGAGCTGGCGCTGGAGGCCGGCATTCCGGCCGGGGTGCTGAACGTGGTGCAGGGCTACGGCGCCACCGCCGGCGACGCGCTGGTGCGCCATAAAGACGTGCGCGCGGTCTCCTTCACCGGCGGCACCGCCACCGGCCGCCGCATCATCGAAAGTGCCGGGCTGAAGAAATTCTCCATGGAGCTGGGCGGCAAGTCGCCGGTGCTGATCTTTGAAGACGCCGACATCGAGCGAGCGCTCGACGCCGCGCTGTTCACCATCTTCTCGATCAACGGCGAACGCTGCACCGCCGGCTCGCGCATCTTCATTCAGGAGAGCATCTACCCGGAATTCGTCAAACGCTTCGCCGAGCGCGCCAACCGTCTGCGCGTGGGCGATCCGCAAGATCCCAACACCCAGGTGGGGGCGCTGATCAGCCCGCAGCACTGGGAAAAAGTCTCCGGCTATATCCGCCTCGGGGTGGAAGAAGGGGCGACCCTGCTGGCCGGCGGCCCGGATAAACCGGCCGGTTTGAGCCACGGCAACTTCCTGCGCCCGACGGTGCTGGCGGATGTCGACAACCGGATGCGCGTGGCGCAGGAGGAGATCTTCGGGCCGGTGGCCTGCCTGTTGCCGTTCAAGTCGGAAGAAGACGGCCTGCGCATGGCCAACGACGTGGAGTACGGCCTGGCGTCGTACATCTGGACGCAGGATGTGAGCAAGGTTCTGCGCCTGGCCCGCGGCATTGAAGCCGGCATGGTTTTCGTCAACACCCAAAACGTGCGCGATCTGCGCCAGCCGTTCGGCGGCGTGAAAGCCTCCGGCACCGGCCGCGAAGGCGGCGAATACAGCTTCGAAGTGTTCGCCGAAATGAAGAACGTGTGCATTTCCATGGGCGACCACCCGATCCCGAAATGGGGCGTTTGA